One region of Thiomonas intermedia genomic DNA includes:
- a CDS encoding helix-turn-helix domain-containing protein — MTQPQHDSLLTVRAVQDLTQLSRTTLHRLCRAGHLHPIHIGRSLRFSSVEITAFMQVGVSSTDRPARR; from the coding sequence ATGACACAACCCCAACACGACAGCCTGCTCACCGTCCGCGCCGTACAGGATCTCACCCAGCTTTCCCGTACCACCCTGCACCGCCTCTGCCGCGCTGGCCACCTGCACCCGATACACATCGGCCGGTCGTTGCGTTTCAGCAGCGTCGAGATCACCGCCTTCATGCAAGTCGGCGTCTCCAGCACCGACCGTCCGGCTCGGCGCTGA
- a CDS encoding plasmid mobilization protein encodes MPQHPRSLIARRRRHGPEPLPASDLRSHCVSVRLNPAELALLDAKRGRLARGEWMRAAALHHLPPAPPNPIAREQWQQLARVGANLNQIAAAVNAARLSGAMLPDLADIRGALVELRSALITARNDLEDTA; translated from the coding sequence ATGCCCCAACACCCTCGCTCGCTGATCGCTCGCCGTCGTCGGCACGGCCCCGAACCGCTGCCCGCGTCAGACCTTCGGTCGCACTGCGTCAGCGTGCGCCTCAACCCTGCTGAGCTCGCGCTGCTCGACGCCAAGCGCGGCCGTCTGGCCCGCGGCGAATGGATGCGCGCCGCCGCGTTGCACCACCTGCCCCCGGCCCCGCCCAACCCCATTGCGCGGGAGCAGTGGCAGCAGTTGGCCCGGGTCGGCGCCAACTTGAACCAGATTGCCGCAGCCGTCAACGCCGCTCGATTGTCGGGAGCAATGCTCCCCGATCTGGCCGACATCCGGGGAGCACTGGTGGAGCTGCGCAGCGCCTTGATCACTGCGCGCAACGACCTTGAGGACACCGCATGA
- a CDS encoding toprim domain-containing protein yields the protein MRDSAGDEIYRLTQQSDGTWLWCDHLGQQGGDLIALVQDIMPGTSFPDAVFALSRGAARLQPQAPAPSPAPAEPLKLPTATRFQQADGRAYLNERGISTQTILHAEQSGMLRYVPGGVLFVGYDDQQRPRSATVRHIQDDAKPVKRDLRGSVKAFCPILPGNPSAVWIVEGGVDALAVQDAARSRGKTPPTVLVSGGAGVRSFLHQPAIHALLRQAQRIVIACDNEADRDIQARTDAQHQQQAERVREIAPTADTRLWHPPAAFKDIAEWHQQQAESSDIAPVLEARPGPTKTSASDRAHTPDGAPPSSTAGSDEQPA from the coding sequence GTGCGCGACTCGGCAGGCGATGAAATCTATCGCTTGACCCAGCAGTCGGACGGCACATGGCTGTGGTGTGACCACCTAGGCCAGCAGGGCGGTGACCTCATCGCCCTGGTGCAGGACATCATGCCAGGCACGTCGTTCCCCGATGCCGTGTTCGCACTGAGCCGTGGCGCGGCCCGCCTGCAACCCCAAGCGCCTGCGCCGTCTCCCGCGCCTGCGGAGCCGCTGAAACTGCCGACCGCAACACGGTTTCAACAAGCCGACGGGAGGGCCTACCTCAACGAGCGCGGCATCAGCACACAAACCATCCTGCATGCCGAGCAGTCCGGCATGTTGCGCTATGTGCCCGGCGGTGTGCTGTTCGTCGGATATGACGACCAGCAGCGGCCGCGCAGTGCCACCGTGCGGCACATCCAGGACGATGCCAAACCGGTCAAACGTGATCTGCGCGGATCGGTGAAGGCGTTCTGTCCGATCCTGCCGGGCAACCCGAGCGCAGTCTGGATTGTGGAAGGCGGAGTCGATGCGCTGGCCGTGCAGGACGCAGCGCGCAGCCGCGGCAAGACTCCGCCGACCGTGCTGGTCAGCGGCGGAGCCGGGGTGCGCAGTTTCCTTCACCAGCCGGCCATTCATGCGTTACTGCGTCAGGCCCAACGGATCGTGATCGCCTGCGACAACGAGGCCGACCGCGACATCCAGGCCCGCACCGATGCCCAGCACCAGCAACAAGCCGAGCGGGTCAGAGAGATCGCCCCGACCGCCGACACTCGCTTGTGGCATCCGCCTGCAGCATTCAAGGACATCGCCGAGTGGCATCAACAGCAGGCTGAGAGCAGCGACATCGCGCCGGTGCTGGAGGCGCGGCCAGGACCGACAAAGACCTCTGCGTCCGATAGGGCGCACACACCGGACGGCGCACCTCCGTCATCCACCGCGGGCAGCGATGAACAGCCCGCTTGA
- a CDS encoding LysR family transcriptional regulator: MHERRIGVFQIFFLCNSQSRENTVNYAAWKLFIDAAELGSLSKAAMAYGKSQPQISRQIAELERECGARLFQRNGRGVALTEAGQRIAPKVRAWLASTEQLANDLQATAGKPVGTVRIGILPSAARPLVSTLYYRLQQRYPLVQLSVREGQGAQLETWLENGNVDLAILYRHSPVPKNGDVYLAETSTYLVGAQGDPLLAKPTVHFAALNNLPLVTFCRPNSWRDRLDQLSAQHGISLNIEAEADSLSLQMHIVANGGIYGILGPYAIDSAPQECKLKASRLVGPEIPRYVALAMSRLGELTLACKAVMRLTEEIAHSDPTLSNSRR, translated from the coding sequence ATGCATGAAAGACGCATTGGCGTATTTCAGATATTCTTCCTGTGCAACTCTCAGTCCCGGGAAAATACTGTGAACTATGCGGCATGGAAACTATTCATTGATGCGGCCGAATTGGGCAGTCTCAGTAAGGCGGCGATGGCTTATGGCAAGAGCCAGCCGCAGATCAGTCGCCAGATTGCCGAGCTTGAGCGCGAATGCGGCGCTAGGCTGTTTCAGCGAAACGGCAGGGGTGTTGCGCTAACCGAGGCGGGACAACGGATCGCCCCAAAGGTGCGTGCCTGGCTTGCAAGCACCGAGCAGTTGGCTAACGACCTACAAGCAACGGCTGGCAAGCCCGTCGGGACGGTGCGAATCGGAATCCTTCCGTCTGCCGCGCGTCCATTGGTGAGCACGCTGTATTACCGCCTTCAGCAGCGGTATCCGCTAGTTCAACTCTCCGTTCGTGAGGGCCAAGGCGCCCAACTTGAGACTTGGTTGGAAAACGGCAATGTTGATCTGGCCATCTTGTATCGGCACAGTCCCGTGCCCAAGAACGGCGACGTTTATTTGGCAGAGACCTCTACATACTTGGTCGGAGCACAAGGCGATCCGCTGCTGGCAAAGCCAACCGTCCATTTCGCCGCGCTAAACAATCTTCCCCTCGTCACGTTTTGTCGCCCCAATAGTTGGCGCGATCGATTGGACCAGTTAAGTGCACAGCATGGCATTTCGTTGAACATCGAAGCCGAGGCCGATTCGCTGAGCTTACAAATGCACATCGTCGCCAATGGCGGCATCTACGGCATTTTGGGCCCCTATGCGATCGACAGCGCTCCGCAAGAATGCAAACTCAAGGCTTCAAGATTAGTTGGCCCGGAAATTCCGCGATATGTTGCTCTGGCGATGTCGCGGTTAGGGGAGTTGACGCTGGCTTGCAAAGCGGTCATGCGTCTGACTGAGGAAATCGCGCACTCGGACCCGACGTTGTCGAACTCGCGCAGGTAA
- a CDS encoding dihydrodipicolinate synthase family protein yields the protein MKTLDLRGLVPAPVTPFDRDGAVDHAAIQRLGSWLGAIDGVKGLVVLGHAGEGTFLSPDEQLAVIESFIKSVDGKIPVIAGITLEGTTVAAAEAKRAMKAGAAAGLVYPSHGWLRFGYQKGAPQDRYRAIYEESGLPLILFQYPDATKATYNLETQLEIAAQPGVFAMKNGVRNMRRWDTEIPVIRKERPELQILTCHDEYLLHTMFDVDGALVGYGGIAPEPLIELIAAGKSKDYAKARAIHDRLLPVTRNVYHRGSHMEGTVALKHALVARGVLEHAAIRSPLLPLEPGADQAIIDAMRAAGLGPIGKVGRANVQTTVAA from the coding sequence ATGAAAACGCTTGATCTCCGCGGGTTGGTGCCCGCACCTGTTACTCCCTTCGACCGCGACGGCGCTGTCGATCACGCAGCAATCCAGAGGCTTGGCTCATGGTTAGGCGCGATCGATGGAGTCAAGGGATTGGTCGTTCTCGGCCACGCTGGCGAAGGGACTTTCCTTTCACCAGACGAGCAGCTCGCCGTCATAGAAAGCTTTATCAAGTCCGTCGATGGCAAGATCCCGGTCATCGCCGGCATCACGCTGGAAGGCACGACGGTCGCGGCCGCAGAAGCCAAGCGGGCTATGAAGGCGGGCGCTGCTGCGGGACTTGTGTACCCCTCCCATGGTTGGCTGAGATTCGGCTACCAAAAGGGCGCTCCGCAGGATCGCTACCGTGCGATCTACGAAGAGAGCGGTCTGCCACTTATCCTCTTCCAGTACCCAGACGCCACCAAGGCAACTTACAACCTTGAGACGCAACTGGAAATCGCCGCCCAGCCGGGTGTGTTCGCGATGAAGAATGGTGTGCGGAATATGCGCCGTTGGGACACGGAAATTCCAGTGATCCGCAAAGAGCGCCCGGAATTGCAGATTCTGACCTGCCACGACGAATATCTGCTGCACACAATGTTTGATGTGGATGGTGCACTGGTCGGTTACGGTGGCATTGCTCCCGAGCCCCTGATCGAGCTCATCGCAGCAGGCAAGTCCAAGGACTACGCCAAGGCGCGCGCAATCCACGATCGCCTGCTGCCGGTCACTCGCAACGTTTATCACCGTGGTTCGCACATGGAAGGCACCGTGGCACTCAAGCATGCCCTTGTCGCCCGAGGTGTCCTCGAGCATGCAGCGATTCGCTCCCCTTTGTTGCCGCTAGAGCCCGGTGCGGATCAGGCAATTATCGACGCGATGCGCGCGGCGGGCCTTGGCCCGATCGGAAAAGTCGGGCGGGCCAATGTGCAGACCACGGTAGCAGCGTAA